A stretch of DNA from Temnothorax longispinosus isolate EJ_2023e chromosome 2, Tlon_JGU_v1, whole genome shotgun sequence:
atctaTTAAATCGTTGTTCAAGTATTTCTTCGAAAGACGTTTTTTCCTTCAGTTCTTCAATACTTCCTTCAGTTTCCTGAATTTCTTCCGAATTGTTATGAACATCACCtgcacataaattttttgaaatagaaaactGACATTTGGTCgcagaaaaaagaattaaatactggttttaaaaaaagctctattaaaaataataaatatttatttttagcttAAAAGTTCGAATTTTCGactaatttatgataaaaatgataatttaagtattgtatttcattatttatacaaaaagcggtatatttattatatttaaaatagttcTGAACACACTTTagattttcttcataattttcaaataattattattattacaaacattttttaaggtttcttttttaattaagggaAAAGTAGTATAGTATACTCCGATATTATGTCATATAATCAAAACAAGTTCTATAGTTTCAATGTCggttaataattgaaaaaagtatacaaaattcaagtattataaacattaaaaaattaaaaattttaacatataattctttactttcttaaaaaatatttttatattttcactaataaatactgtaatgtaatgtaatgaGATCTTACCATTATTTATGGGTCTTTCTTGTGCTTCttgcgatatattattaaaattttcatgttcATTTTCAGGaatattcttttcttcatacctcggtcgaaagtacgtactttGCCGAGGGCACCATGACGAGCAGGACCGAGATTTCAACTTTCGGCCCTTGTAGTGTAATACTAATTGGTTCATCTTCTTCTCGTACAGATGTATGTATCAGACGATCAGCAAAAATAGTTGGAACTGCTGTCGATTTCAAGCGGCGTTTATCTCCCCGTGTTTTTTCCCACATCTCGTCTGAGAAATGAATCTGACAAAAATATTgagtaatttaattagaaaaaataaggagtaacaataaaatatagattatttttgtgtattaaataaactttgttatttttgttaattatatttagtcctaaaaataataagtaatagtaaaattaatagtaaaaatgATAAGTAATAGTTAATACTTAtagtaatcttttttataaaaaatgtaaagaacttaacttttaaataagcaaaattgattttaaaacttttccttatcattaatatccatttctaccaatgcagattaactttgatTTTGGCTTaacttttatctttctctaatttcaagaactagaaaaagataaaaagtaagttaaaccgtgattaaagttaatctatattggtagaaatggacataagtcaaataaatatattatgtttgtaCTTACTGAACACAATGCCGAACTCACTCCAGGAACCCAGTCTGCAcggttaaggggatcctaaagtgaaggctgaacttcctcgacgtcggtattaatgtcaacatttctaattctgttttcttgtcatatatctatatctgtccttgtctaacgagatgaggcatctgtctttgttcgattactgcgccatctcttgccacacgcaatattgcttatcctgtcaacctgaatgtgcttttgcacatataaaagttatataaagtaatctttttttctaggttttcaatcttagatctaattgcacgatattgttcttaaatgttgtccctaggtcatgccggtctaattttgtggatatttatcgtggaatttttgtacaaagcaaatattgtcgtcacgtataccaaaaattaacaaaaatattaattttttttcgttttcgatataaatttgaccaccatgacctagattttgatgcgtactttaattctagacaagaattttgcatgtctataaagtcaattaaaagattagtgctaagaaaaaaagccggtattacagacggctttaggatccccttaacatTAGCAATCcatacttttcttcttttctcttctcgcGGGAATCTACACATTTGGAAGCCTTTGCTCGATGAGTTCGTACAATAATCCGCACTGCAACCCGTCATATTTCTagctttttctgtaaataaaatttacgtatttataaataattatatatgttatgtgaTGTTAAGCTACATGCAAATTATGactgtagttttttttttacattttttcaataaatcattagagcctccgcacaagactctcgtatggtaGCGTAGCGTAAAGTAACGTGGCATCAACCATCAACGCATAATGCCGGGATTACGATGAACTTAACGTAACGGAACGCGACGGACGCGaagtaacgtaacgtgaactTAAGAAATTACGATCGCCGTAACGTGAAGCAGCGtgcatttgaaaaatgatttgaCAGCGTGGTGTGAATTTCTATTCATAGAAACTTTGAAGCGCTTTTCTTTAAGAATCAACGTCACTGTTTCGTGTGGTTTTTCACTGTTATTTTCCATTGTCAAAACCGCacgtgttattaattaaatatcatgcatttaaatatgctCGCCGATGTAAACGCAGAAATAATTAACTGTAAGATTTAGAATAGCGTCGGTTAGGTTGCGAGTCGAtgtacacaaaaataaataagcgaGGACTATTGAAAGTTAGACTGGGTAGGGGAAAATCTTCGCCTTTAGAATTTGAGATGGAGAAAAGTAATATCTCCAGATCAAGAAAATCATCCAGCAATCACGGTAAAAGAATcgacacataattttaattcttgatcTTTTACTTAATATCTTATTCGAACATGTATATTAGAAATGCAACAAAGTTTAAGtttgcttaaaatatattttagattgaaGTTATAGCTAAGACGTTATAGGTCGTGAAAAGGATGTCGAGAAACCTATTTAAAAAgggatattattattctgGAGGATAACACAGACTGAATCAAATATACAGAATTCCATAAGATTTTGCTATGTCGTGGCACTCGCAGCTGTATGGACGCAGTGCACGCTATCATTGGTCGTATGTTTGATTGCTTGGTAATTGCACTACCAGCTAACGAGGACGACTTAAGCTGGCTGAttccaattataattatcgcaaCTGACAAAGAGGATCAACCGATACTTTCTGGTGAAATTCAAATGGAATACACAGTGCCAGAATTACCGGTTACAGATACAATTACAGTTAAATTTCACACTCCAGACCTGAGAAAGATATTATCAGCGTACGAATGTTAACGTTTAGAATTATACAGAAACATCCAGTATTGCTTGTAGCACATATTTTATACcgctatttattaatttgcagcATTATCGAAGATCGAGATGACAGAGTTAACATATCTCTTGATTATGAATACATAGAAATGTTTTATGAAGTCTTGCACAAGCAAATGTTAATGCTAGGAGGTTTGCAGTTAGGATTATGTAGGCTGCATAGGATTAATCTATCTGGAATAACAATAACGGAGAATAGAATGAGTTTTtacattatctttattttttctgattttatatCGAAATCGTCTTAGAATCTTATAAGTTGATAACACGTTCGTATAGTCCgtaatgtctttttatttttagatgaaagtaataaacatagaaattatgaataatatattgttcagCGACAAGGCTCTTGATATATTTCATACAGTgcatattgatatataaatcttttcttattttaatgtcTTGTGATATAAATAACACATGGTGTGTTAAAATGAACCTGTTGCGAGTTATTAAACCGTCCGTTACTACGTACGTCTTCCTTCTCGGACTTGGGATCGTTGTCCGTTGTCCCTTTTTCTccctcctctttcttcttatATCGTATTTGAATATTTGTATACTTGACTATTATATCTAAAACATCTCTTAAATTGCTTCAGCGCTATTAGCACATCAGTCACGATATTAACTTCATTTTCGTTTAATGTAATGAGATCATGACATTTGATAAATGTAGTAAAAATGGTGGTAAAAATATCCTCGACTGCTGCTAGTTCATCGTTATTATACTTTTGCACAGTACGTTCGGCTAATTCCTTtgcgtattttattatagattcaCAATCTTCGGCTTCCAATTGATGAATCAGTTTTGTATATCCTCGCAAGTACGCTTTTTAATCTCCGATATTCCGCTTTCTAATCTCCACTTTCTAATCTGTCTTTGGAGGCGTGCTCGCTCCTCGTATAAACTTATGTTCTCTGGACTGGCTTGAATCGCTTTAGAGTAACACGTAATCGCTTGCTTCGTATCGCCGCTTTTCTCTGACAATATAGCTAATCTTATCCACTCATCTGCATTTTTCGGGCTAAGATACGCAGCGATTAAAGCATATTGCAACGACTTCTCTGGTTGATCATCTTGATATATCATAGCTAACATCCGAAACGGTTGTGGATCGGCGCTCGGTACCAAACTAAAAGAATAATTGATGGAGAATGTTAATCAAGGCACTCACTCGAGCAGCTCGAgtacgtaaaaattttaaccaaGCGTATTACGCTACGATAACACGATAGAACCGTGAGAGAACTTACCTAATGATCTCCATGCATATTTGAGTCGCTAACTTAATTTTTCCCTTTCCGTACCAAAAATTTGCCTTTCCCATAAGGCATTTCAAAGCTTTCGGTAAAACGCGCCTTTTCCTTAAGTGACACTGGATCCAATTTGCCTTGTGCGACTTCGGTTCCATGATCTTTTGTACAGCGACGTGATCGAATCCGATCGTCCttctaaaaatagaattaaatgtaattttcgcgAATTAACTGTCAAAATGATTAAAAGATCAAAGGCCTTTAGCCATACCTGGACGCATCGCTTTCTGTCATTTCCAGATCTATATCAGGATATTGATCCATCCTTGACGAATATTCGCTAAATGTTAACTCGCCGTTCAAGAACTGTTTTGTTAACCGATCTTCCTCGTAGGCAATTAGCGACGTATCCTCGACAAACTCATTTATATCCATATCTATTGAGCTGATGGCACTTTCGTCCAATTCTTCAATTATCACCGGTGCTACGCTACTACTATTCTCACTGATGGCGCAGAATAATCGAGGATATTTCGACTTTTCAACTGATTTACTACGATGAAAGATAATACGCTGCTTTGCACGTTTAACGGAAATACAATAAGTCTCGCAAGAAGAAGGCGGAAGCAACGTCcggaaacataaaaatatatagaagtgAAAGTCTCATGCTAGTGATTTGTATTTCCACCAATCGTAATAGGTCAATCTGGGtgcgttccgtttcacgcatgatgcGCATAGAAGCGCACAAGATCATTCCGTTTCACTCCATATGCAATTCATGCGCGCATAGGAACGTTCTCCCACCACAATGCCGCGCCATATTGTGCAGCGCATGAGAGCGCATGAGCTGCCTCAGCTCCCGTGATGATGTAGTCCATGTGCGAGaattaaggccttcacacataaaatgccgtaaggacgtaaaacgtaagcgtaagaaaatcgaccaatcccaatcaagtattgtgcTGTCCGTAACTCCAGAAGGggaaaatacttgattgggattgatcgattttcttacgcttacgttttacgtccttacggcattttatgtgtgaaggcctttattTAGGCGGGAAGGAGTGAGGGTGCCACCCCATGGaagacggaatctcggaaaacggaatctcggaatcattctgattggttagtcCCATAAgaccaatcagaatgattccgagattccgtcctacatggggaggcaccctaatgctgggtctacaatgcgagtcgcaaagtcgtgagtcgcaagaattgatcaatcacagtcgaatttgaggagaataatcgactgtgattggtcaattcttgcgactcacgactttgcgactcgcattgtagacccagcataaggctgagtttccactgagcgcgtcacgcgtcgcgtcgtccgagttgaaccaatcaaaacatcccattttgattccgtcacaagaatgtaataaaatgggatgttttgattggttaacttgtgacgacgcgacgcgtgacgcgctcagtggaaactcagcctatcTATATAGGCGCGCGATGTATATAGATTGACCTATTAGGATTGGTGGAAATATAAATCACTAGCATGAGACTTTcacttctatatatttttatgtttccgGACATTGCTTCCGCCTTCTTCTTGCGAGACTTATTGTATTTCCGTGATGCGATTACGAAAGGAAAGCTGTGCCAATAActagacgaagaagaagaagaagattgTATTTCCGTTAAACGTGCAAAGCAGCGTATTATCTTTCATCGTAGTAAATCAGTTGAAAAGTCGAAATATCCTCGATTATTCTGCGCCATCAGTGAGAATAGTAGTAGCGTAGCACCGGTGATAATTGAAGAATTGGACGAAAGTGCCATCAGCTCAATAGATATGGATATAAATGAGTTTGTCGAGGATACGTCGCTAATTGCCTACGAGGAAGATCGGTTAACAAAACAGTTCTTGAACGGCGAGTTAACATTTAGCGAATATTCGTCAAGGATGGATCAATATCCTGATATAGATCTGGAAATGACAGAAAGCGATGCGTCCAGGTATGGCTAAAGGCCTTTGATCTTTAATCATTTTGACAGTTAATTcgcgaaaattacatttaattctatttttagaaGGACGATCGGATTCGATCACGTCGCTGTACAAAAGATCATGGAACCGAAGTCGCACAAGGCAAATTGGATCCAGTGTCACTTAAGGAAAAGGCGCGTTTTACCGAAAGCTTTGAAATGCCTTATGGGAAAGGCAAATTTTTGGTACGGAAAGGGAAAAATTAAGTTAGCGACTCAAATATGCATGGAGATCATTAGGTAAGTTCTCTCACGGTTCTATCGTGTTATCGTAGCGTAATACGCttggttaaaatttttacgtacTCGAGCTGCTCGAGTGAGTGCCTTGATTAACATTCTCCATCAATTATTCTTTTAGTTTGGTACCGAGCGCCGATCCACAACCGTTTCGGATGTTAGCTATGATATATCAAGATGATCAACCAGAGAAGTCGTTGCAATATGCTTTAATCGCTGCGTATCTTAGCCCGAAAAATGCAGATGAGTGGATAAGATTAGCTATATTGTCAGAGAAAAGCGGCGATATGAAGCAAGCGATTACGTGTTACTCTAAAGCGATTCAAGCCAGTCCAGAGAACATAAGTTTATACGAGGAGCGAGCACGCCTCCAAAGACAGATTAGAAAGCGGAGATTAGAAAGCGGAATATCGGAGATTAAAAAGCGTACTTGCGAGgatatacaaaattgattcatcAATTGGAAATTAGCCGAACGTACTGTGCAAAAGTATAATAACGATGGACTAGCAGCAGTCGAGGATATTTTTACCACCATTTTTACTACATTTATCAAATGTCATGATCTCATTACATTAAACGAAAATGAAGTTGATATCGTGACTGATGTGCTAATAGCGCTGAAGCAATTTAAGAGATGTTTTAGATATAATAGTCAAGTATACAAATATTCAAATACGATataagaagaaagaggagggAGAAAAAGGGACAACGGACAACGATCCCAAGTCCGAGAAGGAAGAAGTACGTAATAACGTGAAAGGAAAAGCTACGTTAGCTCCATCGAGAAGCCAAAATAGTGACGAAATAGAGTCTTGCGACGTACCGGATAATGTGGCTGTCGAATTGAAAGCCAAATTTCTCGTAACTCTCATCGAATTGGATTATATTTCGATAGTTGAGAAATTGTTACCTAAATTTTGCTTGCGCGGGAATCCAGAGATTGATGGAGAATTCTTTTTAGACACACGTAGCGGAAGCATTGGGTGATAAACCACACacattatacattatgtaaCGTAGAAGACTGTTCAATAAAGACCTTACctatcttaataaattttacgtgtcaacaaaaattgttttactatttattgCATTCAATTCATATTTGTACTTGCATGCATAgcgaatatatatgttaaatcaTCTGTACTATTGATTGTTATATACAAATACTAAGAAACCTGACTCAATCATTTTACATTTGCATAGTATTCTTATTCGAGAACCGAGAAAATTTCGTTCTTTGATCTTAATAACCAAGAACTCAGCCagaagattttttaatctacttAATCCAGCTAACTTACACACAACGAACTTGGATCATATTTGATTTACGTTACtcattgattaaatatttaatgattcgATCTATTTgtgagagagaaggaggaagagagagataaatttaaaagtccAGAAAATTAGTAAAGTATTAGCAGAAATTTTAGAGATATACACCATATGCGACTCTCTGCGAGTCGTGATGGTGCCACTCCACTCCACAATATGTCTGCCTATAAGCTCTTGTCTGATGAGATCGTCGATGAGAACATCAGggcaataaatattgttattgaatttatttatatacttcagGTGACGCGATCGAACGCTTGCAAGAGTTGCAAGAAAACACGGTTGATAAGTGTGGTGCCATTTTGGTAGGGGCACACACGGCCACTTACAAAACATTGCAGAGAACGGACAGTATGCATATTTCGATAAGTTATTTTGATTCACTGTGATATTCTAttgattgtaatattattcgaAAATCACTACAAATACCAAgtgatatacttaataattgtaatagcTACTTTGCATCACTATATGCAAATGCTTTCTGTATATGTGTAATTGTTATATAaggcaaattttttaatatctacattttttcttttttattaaaccaCAATGATGTGAATTAGATCTGACGTAAAAGGAAGATAAAACAGTTTCCATCTTTCCATGAACAcatgcgataaaaaaaaaaaaaaacgaaggtGCCAAGGATGCTCGAGGTATGTCGAGTGTATGTGATGTTTATTGAGCTAATTTGCGTTTAATTGCGCAAGTCTGACACGTTTGAATTGCGCAATTTGACACCTCACCATCAATTTCTCAACCTCGATTCATCATTGCGACTCGATTCAAATCCACTTAGCTTTACTACGAAGTGTCCACTTGGTAAGTTATCGGGACTTTGAAGCGTCGTTGATTGAGAGTCAGAAGTGCAGTGCGACAAAACTAGTGGAATGCCGAAAACCGAACGTAAGTATCcgaatgtataataatcttatcaaaatataatattccgAAAGTTTTAATTTCATGGAACGTTCttacaatcaatttttacGTATCGCGCGTTGAAGAGACACGAATTCTTCacagaagtttttttttttttggtatcTGCATGATATGATTGTAAAGATTTATGATGAAATGAGATACTTGTAATTAtggtaaaattatatatattattcgataaaagtaaaatgacgataaaaaatatgtttatataaaataatatttacaaaacgattttataatgataataGATTTGAAACTTCTTAGATCTTGACGAGGACGACAGACTTCCCTTTTTGGACAAAGGCATAAATGGAATTGTTGATATTCCGTATGTGTACGTCGAAGATCCGATTCGAAGGGTTCAATACCACAGCTTGATGCTTAAGGGCGTCGCGAATCAATTAAGAAAGTGGCCGAACGATCTTTTCAGCTCGTTTATGGCAGCGTGCCTTGTCATTAGCGGTTTTGTTCTTCTCGTCTTTGTCTCAGCGATATTTTGTTCTTCTTGTCTTTGTCACGGCGATATTTTATCCATAGGGAGCGATAATTGCTGGTAAATAATcactaataatttaatcaattaacgCTTTCAAGAGAATAAAGATTGGCAATATTAAATGAAGAAATAgagctttattttaataaaatgtatacaaaagGTGAATAAAAGTAacttaattaatgtttctgcagatatttaattaattgatctTTATAATTCACGCCTATCGTTTTCAAGGTTTAATTAAccgttttaatttatgtaaaggtgctttttaatactttttacgttttgtacaaatatatatctacttaaaaacaaaataatttgatttttttttttcaattgaaaaatatataaattatcaaaatttgtcCATTCATCTTCAATTTAGTGAATTGAAGATTTCCGAGGATAAATGTTCCTTTAATGTCTATTTCGTGAAGGAAGCTGCACAGGTCTGGTCCGGGAGAGAATTCTGTTATATCGAGGCTGCAGCGAGAGAACAACCCAATCTGAATGTATGTTAaagttctttaattttatttatattttatttgtaagaaattttttaataaaaagaaatttttaataaaacgtaattttttaaatataagtatttaagaattatcatatttaatcttaaCTTTTGAACAAAACATAGACTTCATCATcttatttcttctctttttctttcaaagaTAACAAAAATACGATGTTAATTAAGGATAATCACAGTCATTCTTTTGTAGATACACTTAATTAGTTTGGTGCGTGCTTCCGGTATACCGAATAAATCGGAAGTTTATCTTAAAATGGCACTGGCGAACCAAAATGCCATAATATTCACATTGCCGACTTAGCAATCGACGAATTTTTCAgcaagtaataattatacgatTATTACATAACATGAATGATACATATGAActttcttgttttatttttatgctttaatatacatatatatttaataattctggAACTGCTTTGCAGCTCTTGATAGAGTTagcaaaatggaaaaatatttttctctaaaaaaagaaCTTGAAACATATgatttcaatatattacatatttatacgtataatataatatatcccACATTATCGCTTCGCGAATTCTTTAGcccatttaaaaatgtatttctttttgtttatttaaattttccaatcaaattacattttaataagcATTAATTATATGCGTTAGGACGGAATTGTCGAGTATTgcgaaaaatttaagtaacgAATTGTTGCTGATGGCGGCGAAAGCGTATCTGCTTTGGAACTTCCCCGGAGTCGCAATGCATCCCAGCGCATATTGTAATTT
This window harbors:
- the LOC139807949 gene encoding general transcription factor 3C polypeptide 3-like, which encodes MDINEFVEDTSLIAYEEDRLTKQFLNGELTFSEYSSRMDQYPDIDLEMTESDASRRTIGFDHVAVQKIMEPKSHKANWIQCHLRKRRVLPKALKCLMGKANFWYGKGKIKLATQICMEIISLVPSADPQPFRMLAMIYQDDQPEKSLQYALIAAYLSPKNADEWIRLAILSEKSGDTKQAITCYSKAIQASPENISLYEERARLQRQIRKWRLESGISEIKKRTCEDIQN